The Haloarcula sp. CBA1127 genomic interval TCCTCCCCGCTGCCGGTCTCACCCGCGCCGGAGAGGTGGATGACCGTCGTCACTCGGTCGAATCCGCTGGAGGTCGCCCGCTCACGGCGCTCGAACGCACAGCTCTCGACAGTGATCGGGAGGTCTGCCACCTGATCGTACATACTCCGGCTTCGCCGCTCGGGCATCTAAAGCCGGCGACGGCTGGCGGTGTATTCCTATTTTAAAACCAGAAAGCCCCGTCGCCGTTTAGCCAGCCGACACGGGTGGGACTGAAAGGGGCCGACGCGCTACGGGAACCCCGGCGAAGCAAGCACCACAGGGAGCGGAACGACCGAGGAGCACAGCGAGCCGCGGGACCGTAGCGCGTCGGGGGCTTTCTGGCTACTGCTAGTCAGAGGCGGTTCGCCAGACACAGACCCAGGCCGAAACTCAAAGCTTAAACGCGCGCATCGGGAATGACCGCGCATGGCTAGCTTCGAGACAGCGTCCGACCGACTCCTCAACAAGCAGATCTGCATGCGGTGTAACGCTCGGAACCCACAGCGCGCCCAGCAGTGCCGGAAGTGCGGCTACGGCAACCTGCGTCCGAAGGCGAAAGAAACCCGTAGCGCCTGATTTTCGGGTCAGTTGCCACCGATGTTCGGTGGCAGTTCGTCACCAATCCACTACTGTCCAGTAGATTCTTTGTCCGCTGACTGGCGGTCGAGCGTCGCCATCCGAACCGACGCGTGTGAGACGATGAGTTCCAGCAGCTTCTGATCTTCTTCGCCGACAGTCGTCTCGTCCGTCGTGACCGAGATGACGACTGTCGTCGTGGCCGCGTCGTCCAGAACCACCGCCGACACGCAATCGGTGACTGACTCGGGGATGTCGACGGGGAACGGTCGGTCGTGAACGGTGACCGCTCCCTGTTCCTGTGTCCGGACTTCCTGTGCGAGCGACCCGACGGCGTCGACCGGCACGGTTCGGATCGTGTTCGCGAGCGCCACCGCATCGCCGTCCCTGAGCCGGATGACGGCCGTCTCCTCCATACCGGTCATCGTGCCGAAGGCCTCGACGACGAAGGCGGCGACGCCGTCGACGCTGGGGGCGCTGGCGATGGCGCGTCCGTAGTTGTTCACGTCGGCCGCCTTCCCAGCAAAGGCCTCGATGCGGTCGCGCTCGGCCGCGAGTTCGCGGAGCCGGCTGCGGCTCCGGGCATCGTACAGGCCGACCAGAACGCCCGCCAGCGCGCCGACAGTAACGAGGTCCACCGTCAGGTACGATGCTCGGGCAAGTGAGCCAGAAGTCACACGCTGGCTGAACAACAGGAGCGCCGCCACGGCGGCGAACGTCACGGTTCCGCCGGCGGCCCACGCGGCCACTCGGGACGTGGCCCCCTCGAATGCCGTGTCACGGGCGAGCCAGACGCCCGCGTACGCTACCGCGAGGCCCATCGCCGCAAAGGGGAGCGCATCGACTGCGACCGCCACCGGAATCCGGGTCTGTTGGACCGCGTGAAGCACCTGCATCGCGGCCAGTACGACGCCGGAGAGCGCCAGGGCCGTCCCCGTCAGAAGTCGCTGGTTCATAGCGTCGAATGTCAGCCCTGTCACTAGAGCGTTGCGCCGGTTTCGAGTCGTCAGTCGTCGGGGTACTTCGGCTCGCGGCGCTCGGCCCGTTCGAGGGCGCGCTCGACGACCTCGCGGACATCGCCGTGGAAGGCGTCGCCGTGACCCGAGTACATGTGTTCGACGCCTGCCGGCATTCGGTCGAGAATGCGCTCGATGCTCTCGATGAGGCGCTCGCGGGACTGGCCGGGGCGGTCCGTGCGGCCGAAAGAGCC includes:
- a CDS encoding 50S ribosomal protein L40e: MASFETASDRLLNKQICMRCNARNPQRAQQCRKCGYGNLRPKAKETRSA